A region of the Pseudarthrobacter oxydans genome:
CGAATACGGCCAAGATCCCATCAAAAAACGGCCCGCATGCACAAGGTTCGATCAAGGTCCACACTCTGAACCTTCGCGAGGGAGCCGCGATGCTCGCGGGCGGCATGCGGGTGGGGCTCGCACTATGCTCTGAAGATGGCGGTTCGAGATCCGGAAGCTACAACCAGGAACATCAATCAAGAGCTCACTCAACGGCGCGGGTGGATTCTGACCATCGCGGTCGGGTTCGCGCTGCAACTGCTGAGTTTTGTCATCGGCCTGAAACCAGTGGGGCCGCTGTGCGGCAGCCCGCTGCTTCCGAATAGCCGTGCGGCTGAAATTTCCGACGCGCAGGGACAGACTGTCGGGCTGGCGACAGAGTGCTACCGGCAGATCGACTCCGCGTCGGTTTCGGTCTGGATTGTGATGGCGCTGGGGATCGGCCTGGTCCTGACGGGAGTCGCGGTCAGAATAGTCGGAATCCGCCGGTCCGTTGCCCGAGCCGGGAACCTTGGGGAGCCTGTGCAGGGTTAGCGGCGCTGCTGCTTTCCGGCCCACTGGTGCTGGCTGAACACCCCGCCGCTGACGCCCCCTGGCAGCGGGGGGATCGCCGATGGCGCGGGCTCTTCCTTCGCTGGCGCTGCCGCCCGCCGGGCCGGCTAAAGCGTTTCGGGGATCGGCCGTCCCGGGAAGAGTGCCGCGTATTGCCTGCGGTACATCCTGCGGCCGATGAGTCGGTAGCCGAGGCGGGCGAGGGCCGGGATCTCCTCGAAGAAGATCGCCCTTCGGTCCTCGGGCGGGTTGGTGGCCAGAATCAGTCCGAGGTACGTGACCAGGAACTTCTTGTCGTGCTGCCTGACGCCGTGCTGCACCATTGCGTTCAATTCCTCCTCCGTCATTACGCGATCGACGGCGGGCATCACCTCGGTGACTTCGCGGCGCAGATGCTCGCTGAGAACGGAGTGAACGTCTTCGTAGCCTTTTGCGAGTTCGTCCCTGGTGCCTGCCTCTGCAGTCTGCATCCAGCGCTTGCGAACGGGCCCGATGCTCTCCACTCGGTCTTTGATCCCTCGGTGTTGTTGGAGCATCTGCTCCACGTGTGACGCGCATGCCGGAGCCCGTTCGGCGAGTTGCGGGTACATGAACTGGTTCTGGCCTTCCTGGTGGACTAGGAGCACCTTGTCGAAGTTGCCGAGCACTTCCCCCACGCGCGCGGCGCGGGCGGTGTCTCCCGCCGCGGTCGAGCGCACCAGGTTGGGCGCCTCCCGGTATGCCCAGAGGAGGAAACGGTGAACGCGCCGGATGCCGGTAGAGCCCGAACTCAGGACCGGTCCCGGGGGCACGGGAGCTGCGGTTTCGCCGGGCAGCATCGTGAAGAAGTCAGTCATTTGGATTGCCTCCATTTCGGGAATCGGGCGGGACCGCCCGGGTTGCGGCTGGTGTTTGTCGGCGGGCCCGGTTGCGTTGGGTCCAATCGGCGTAGAGGACGCCGATGTGCACGGCGGCTTCCGCGCCTGAAGGGGAGGGCGTCGCAAGGCGCTCGCTGGTTGTTGCCCTGGGGCGATTGCAGGAATGGGCGCCCAAGTCCGCGGGGATGACGGCTGTGCCGGTCATGCAAATAATTTACTACAAAAGTAGTGGGATGTCACTACTTTTGTAGTAACGAGGCGCCGGAGCGCCTCTTACAGCTGCAGGTCCTCGAACGTATGGAGTTCCCTGGCCGGGGTTGGAGTGGCAAGGGCTTCCTGGGCCTTGGGGAGGGGCGTGAACTGGTCGTTCATCGGGTCCCAATCGAACAGGTGGGCAAAGTCCAGGCCCGTGAGTTCGCTGACCCTGCGGACTGGAACCTGGAAGGTTGCCGGGGTGAACGCTTCCCGGAGTATTTCCTCCACGAGTTCATGCTGGCTGATCATGTAGGCACTGGCTGAGTGGCTCCCGTCCGGGCGCCGGAACACCGGAATTTTCCAGAAGGCCAGCGGGATGGGGGTTCCCTGGAAGTCCGGATCGCGCGCGGTGAAGACCGGACCGGTAAACACCGTGAGCCGGAGCCCTTCGGCCTTCGCGGTATCCAGCAGGTAATCTTCCAGGCCGGCCCACAGCGACGCACCCTGGTTGAACTTCTTGTGCTGGGGTGAGCAGTTGGTGAAATGGAAGGTATCGTCATTGGCCGCGCGGGCAACGTCGGCCGGGCCCCAGGCCGGATCGAGGCGGCGGACCAGGTGCCCCCGGTCGAAGTCATTGTCCGTATAGAGCTCGTCGCCCGTCTGCTCAGACCGGTCCAGGCGTGGGTCGAAGTACCACTTGTCCCGCTCACGCTTGGGTGACTGGCTGAGCTGGCCGTCGACGTTCACGGCCGTGTAGAGAGCCAGGCGCCTTGTCCGCTGCATGACGAGGCTGAAATGGTGATAGTTGAGCACCGCTGGATCCTGCCCGGCGGCTGCGCCACGGTTCAGGGCAGCATCGGCACGCTGCCCGGCCGTGAGGACCGGCAAAGGCACAGCCGTGCCCAGGAAGCCGGGATCGTACCCCTTCCTCCCGGAATAGTCCGGATCTATCGCCACTGCCTCTTCAGCGACTGCACTTCCGGTACCCGGAACCGCGCGGCTCGGGTCCGCGGACGTCTGGGCCACTCCCTGAGCTGCCTGCACCGCGCCGAGCCGCACTGTGATGTGCAGGGGAATGGTGAGGGAAACCGCTCCGCCTTCGACTGTGGCGGGCTGTTGCGCTGCGGGTTGCGTCCGGACCTCAGCCCGTTGTTCCGCAGCTGGGACTTGGGGGAGTGCGGGCGGCGGCGGATTGAGCGCCTCCCCGAGCAGGGCGCGTTCGCCCTCGTTCATGCCTTCAGCGCCCTTCTCCAGCCACGTCAGGATGCTGCTGATCCTGACGCCCTCGTTGGCTATCCACCGGATCTTCAGCTCATCCTGCGTTCTGTCCCACACCGTGCCGTCGACGGTCAGGATCTCTCCTGCTTCGTTCCGCGCGGGGACACCGGAGTGGTGGAGGCCCAGGACCTCCCACTGGTTGTTGAAGAGCGGTGACCCGGAAGAACCCGGCGATGTGTCGGTGTGGTAGTGCAGGAACTGGTCGAACCGGTCGAGGAGTTCGTTTTGCTGCAGGGCAAGCTGCTTCTCCTGGCCTTCGGGGTGCTGGATGATGTTGATGGATTCGCCGAGCAGGATTTTGCCCTGCTCCTTGGTGGTGCGGTTGAAGCCGAAACCCGCCAGCGGCACCGGCGGCGAAGTTCCGTCGGGCCGGGACTGCGCCGCCACCGCCACCACGGTGACGTCAAGGCCGGTATCAGTGCGGAAAAAGGTGTCCGGTTCCAGGTCGAACTGTGATGTTGCCAGGGGAAGGCCGCTGATGCCGTTCTGGAAATTGAACTCCAGCCGGGAGAACCGGGCGGACTGGGCGTCGGGCAGGACGTGGTTGTTCGTCAGGGCAAGGCGGGGCGAGATCATAAAGCCGGTGCCGAAGGAACGGACCTGGAACCGGTCGCGGACGATAACCCTGCCCACAGTGCGTGAGACCGCCGTACCCAGTTCCAGGAAGGCGATGCCAAGCAGGTTGCTTCCGCCGATGATCCGTTCCAGCACCAGGTCTCCCAGCACCTGGTCTTCCCGGACCTGGCCCGGTTGGACGGGGGAGGTATCCGCCGTCGCCTTCAGCGCGTCCATGACCACCGGCTGGCGCAGGACCCGCCGGCTGCGCAGCTCCACCCGTTCGGGGGCATCGACGTCGAGGATACTTCCCTGCGGAGTTTGGGCCGCCGCAATCTTTTCTTCGGTTCCCGCGCGGGGAACCTCCCGCGCTTCGAACCGGGCCTGGGTGGCCGTGAGCACATCTTCCGGTATTACCATCAGTCCGCTCCTTTAGCGCTGTTCGGGCGTGGCATCAACTGCGGTTTCGCCAAGAACGCGGAATCACTTAGTTGGCGTTCGTGGGTGCCTGGACCAAGCCTGCGCCCACGTCCACTGGATCCGTTCCGGCCGCAAGGGGCCGGAACGTTCCCGAAGCGATCAGTTTGGCCTGCAGGAGTACCGGACTGAGGGGGCCTTGAGCAAGGAGCTTTTCAGCCCATAGCGCCGCCACGCCGGCCACGTGGGGTGTTGCCATGCTGGTTCCGCTGATGGTTTTGGTGCCGCCGTTGAGCCAGGCGCTGAAAACCCCGACGCCGGGACCGGCCACGGTCGCCATCGTATTGGAGAAGGGGGCTACGGTGAGCCCGCTGGCGCCGTCAGCGAGGGCGGCCACGGACGTGATTCCGTAGGCCGCGGCCGGCGGGGCAACGTTGATCTCGTACGCGGGATTGCCATTGCGTTCGCTTTCGTTCCCGGCCGCTGCGACCACCACTGTGGTCTGGGCGACGGAGGCGCGGGCGTTGAGAAGGTTGGCGAGCTGCTCGAAAAGCCTGACGTTGGCGCGGTAGCCCTCAAGGGCTATTGATGTGGCGGCGGGGATGGTCAAGCCGTTCACTTTGACCAGTTCGTCCACCCACCCGGGAAAGTCCATTCCCAGGGACATTGAGATGACCTGGGCACCGTTGTCGGCCGCCCACAGCATCGCCGAGGCAAGTATGTCGCTGCTGCCGCCGTTCGGGCCTCCAAGGACTTTGCCGATTACCGCCTTCTGAACGCCGGGTGCGACGCCGATCCGCTGGCCTGAGAGGTCGCGGCCAAAGATGGTGCCTGCGCAGTGGGTGCCGTGGCCGTTGTCGTCGTCAGCGCTGCCCGCCCCCGTGAAGTCCTTCGTGACCAGGTTGACGCCGGCGAAGGCCGGATGGGTGGCGTCGATGCCGGTGTCCAGGACCGAGACGGTCACACCGGCGCCTGTGAACGGCGATTTATCCGCGCCCACGGCCTTGACGCCCCACGTGGCGGCAGCGGCGGGTGCAGCATCGGCCGCGAGGGGCTCAATGAGTTTCATTGGCATGGCAGGGGCGAAGCCAAGGACAGTGGGATCGTTCCGCAGTGCGGTGAGGGTGGCATTTGAGGGGTTCTCCTCCCGATCCACCGTCAGCCCCACGGCGCGTTCAGCGATGTTCTGGGCGGTGCTTTCGAGTCCCGGGGCTGCTCCCGGTCCATCGAAAGGGTCACGGGTAGCGCCCAGGGACGGGGCGCGCAAAATGACGATCTTCTGGTTGGGTAGCTGTGACATCTTGGGCTCCTTGGCCTTTCCACGGACGGGGTTGCGCTTGGGCGCATCGGCTGCAGCAGTTGTGTTGGCAGTGCCGGGCGGGGAACCGCGCTCCACATGGCGCTAGGTTTACGTCTGGTGGCGTTACTCCGGCGTTACCGGATCGAACCCAGTGCCTTCGGGACGGCAGCCAGGTTCACGATGAGGACATGGAGGTCTCCCGCGTGGATGTTCCCCTCTGCCGGGGACTCGCCGCGCTATCGTTTCCCGTAATGCCTGACGCCCGCCGGCCGGATCGCCCCGGACGAGGGCACGGGCGTGCGAAGGCTGGAATGCGAAGGGGCTCAAAAATGGCTGAGGGACTGACAGTAGGCCAGTTGGAATGCCTGTTTACCGGCTCGGTGTGGGCCGAGGGGCCCGTTTGGGTGCCCCGCTCACGCACTGTGCGCTGGAGCGATATCCCCAATAACCGCATCCTCGAATTCAACGCAGCCACGGGCACCACCAGGGAGTACGCGGTGGGGGTCGAGTTCACCAACGGACGGACGCTCGACGCCGACGGCAGCGTAGTGCAGTGCAGCCATGGCCGCCGCCGGGTCGAGCGCGACCAGGAGGGCACCGTGACTGGCCTGGTGGATTCCTTCCGCGGCCGTCGCCTGAACTCACCCAACGACGTCGTGATTTCGCGTGACTCCAGCATCTGGTTCACCGACCCGCCGTACGGAATTCTTCCGGGCACCACGGAGGGACATGAAGGTGAGCAGGAGTACGGAGGCTGCCATGTGTTCCGCTTCGAGCCTGCTGCCGGCACACTCACGGCCGTGATCACGGACCTCGTGTACCCGAACGGCCTGGCCTTCTCGCCGGACGAGTCGGTGCTTTACGTTTCCGACACCGCAGGGCCAAGCCATGGAGTACCGCTGAGGATCGTCGCCTATGACGTGAGCGGCAGCGTATGCAGCCGCCGGAAGACCGCCGTCGAGCTTGAAGACGGCCACGCCGCTGACGGCCTGCGCGTTGACGTCCAGGGGAGGATCTGGACCTCTGCCGGACCCGAAGTCCGGGTCTATTCCCCGGACTTCGAACTCCTGGGGACCCTTGCCGTACCCGAGACGGTATCGAACCTGTGCTTCGGGGGCCCGGACGGCCAGGACCTTTACATCACCGCGACCACAAGCCTTTACCGGATCCGCACCACCACCCGGGATGCGGCCGCCTTCACGTTTGATGCCACCGCCAACTGATCACGAGGATAACCATGCACTACAGAACCCTGGGCCGCAGCGGCACCGTCGTTTCCAGCTACGCGCTGGGAACCATGACCTTCGGTGCGGAGGCCACCGAAGAGTCGTCCTACGCAATCCTGGACAGCTACTTCGCTGCGGGCGGCAATTTCATCGACACCGCCGACGTCTACAGCAAGGGCGTTTCCGAGGAGATCATCGGCCGCTGGCTTGCCAAGCGGCCGGAGGAGAGGGACAGCGCGGTGGTGGCCACCAAAGGTCGCTTTCCAATGGGGACGTCACCGAACGACGTCGGAACGTCCCGCCGGCGCCTGACCCGCGCCCTGGACGATTCCCTCCGCCGCCTGGGAGTGGAGCAGATCGACCTGTACCAGATGCACGCCTGGGACCCGATCACACCGCTGGAGGAGACGCTGCGCTTCCTGGAAGACTCTGTCAGCCGCGGCAAGATTGCCTACTACGGCTTCTCCAACTTCCTGGGGTGGCAGCTGACCAAAGCCGTCCACGTTGCCAGTGCCCACGGCTGGAACCCGCCGGTCACCCTGCAGCCCCAATACAGCCTCCTGGTCCGTGAGATCGAATCCGAGATTGTTCCGGCTGCGCTTGACGCCGGGGTTGGCCTGCTTCCGTGGTCTCCGCTCGGCGGCGGGTGGTTGTCCGGCAAGTACAGGAAGGACCAGGCACCCCAAGGTGCCACGCGCCTTGGGGAGAACCCCGAACGCGGCATGGAGGCCTGGAAGGCGCGCAATGACAATCCCCGTACCTGGGCCGTCATTGATGCCGTGGAAGGCATCGCCGCCGCCCGCGGCATCAGCCCTTCCCAGGTGGCGTTGGCCTGGCTGGCGGACAGGCCGGCCGTCACGTCGGTGATCCTGGGTGCGAGGACCACCGAACAGCTCGCGGACAACCTTGCTGCCGCCGACGTGCAGCTCACCCCTGACGAAACCAGCCGGCTGACGCAGGCCAGCGAGCCCCAGGCCGGCGTCTATCCCTACGGCCCGCTGGCGCAGGAGCAGCGGAGCCGCAGGATTGAAGGGGGAAGGTAGCGCCTAGCGGATCATGCGGTAACGCACGTGAGTAACTAACCGGGTTCCCAGCACTTCCGTCGGTTCCAGCTTCAGGTTCCCGACGCGGTCCAGGAGCCGCTCGCCCGCGCCGAGGGTCAGCGGCGCGATGTGCAGTCGCAATTCGTCGATCAGGCCGGCCGAAAGGTATTGGCGGGCAGTCTCCGCGCCGCCGGCAACGGCGACGTCCTTGCCGGCCGCGGCCTCGCGTGCCTGGGCCAGCGCCGCTTCGATGCCGTCACTGATGAAGTTGAAGGTGGTGCCACCCTCCATTTCCAGGGGAGCACGCGGATGGTGCGTGAGGACAAAGACAGGAGCGTGGTAGGGCGGCTCCTCGCCCCACCAGCCGCGCCAGTCCTTACCCCACGGTCCGGCTCCGGGACCGGCGAACATGTTGCGGCCCATGATGTAGGCACCCGCGTAGAGGATGCCCTTCAGCGCTTCGGCATTGGCCTCGGCTTCTTCGAACTGCCACCGGTGCAGGTCCTCGCCACCCTCGCCCAACGGGTTGTCCGGGGTCTGGTTCGGACCGGCAAGGAATCCGTCGAGGGATACGGTCAGATCGCACGTGACGCTGCTCATGGTTTCCTTAGGGCACTGGGGGCTTGCGGGGGGTTTTATCGAAAGAGGGCGGCAACTGCACTGATCCCGATCAACGTGCCGGGCACGGTGAGCCCCTCGGGACGGAGCCGGTGAAGGCGTTCCATCCGCACATGATCTCACGCCGGCCGGCGGAGGGGGAGTCCGGGGAGTCCGCCCGAAATGGGGTGGCCGGCAAACCGCCCTGGCGCAGGCCCTTGAAGGCCCGATTGCAGCAGGGATAGCATGGCCGGCACCTGCCATCAAAGGAGACGGCCATGGGCGAAGCAACCCCGGAGGCGCCATCAGCAGAGCTGATGGTTGACTTCATCATTTCCCTGGACGGGTATGCCTCTGCGGAGGGCTGGCCCGGCTGGTGGGGACTGGAGGGGCCGGAATACCTGGCCTGGCTGGACCAGGAGGGGAAGGAAGACCGTACGTATCTGCTCGGTGCCAATACCTACCGGCTGATGTCCGGCATGTCCGAGGAGGCGGCTGCCGGCGGCTCAGCGTTTTCGGAGGAAGAAGGGGCCAGCCTCACGGGGCTTGCCGCGGTGCCGAAGGTGGTCTTCTCCTCCACGCTCCAGGGGCCGCTGAGCTGGCCGAATTCGGAGTTGGTCAACGGCGACGCCGTCGCGGCAGTGAAGGAGCTGAAACGGACCGGGACCCGGCCCCTGAGCACGCTCGGCAGCCTGCGGCTCTGCCGGTCGCTGCTCGCGGCGGGCCTGGTGGACAGGTTCCGGCTGGTGGTTTTCCCGGTGATTACCGGGCGCACCGGCCGGGAGCGGATCTACGACGGCTATCCCGACATCGCCCTGAAGCTGGTGGAGAGCCGGACGTTTGACGGCAGGCTGCAGCTGCTCGAGTACATTCCCACCGTGCTGGACGGACCGCCGGAGTGAATGACGACGGCGGGACGGTCATAGGTCCTGGCGGTGTCGCCGGCCGCGGCATACCTGCCGGGGACAGGGCACACTTGATGGCATGACTGATTCGGCTGCTGTGACCACCCAAGGCTCAACTGTTGAGCAGTGGACGCGTGCCCTGGCGGAGTCAAAGGGCTCGCCCGGCGGAGGGGCAGGGACGGGAGTTATGCTGGCCATCGCAGCGTCGCTGGCGTCAATGGTCGCCGGCTACACGGAACCCAAGGAGCACCAGGGGCCGGAACTCGCTGCCCTGCACGAGCGGGCCTGCGCCCTTCGCACCGATGCCCTCAAGTTGGCCGACGACGATGCTGCCGCCTCCGAAGCGTTCGGCGCCGCCTTCCGGCTTGAACGCGGCCCGGAACGGGACCGGGCTATACACCGGGCCTCCGTTGACGCAGCCAAGGCCTCCGCCGTGCTGGGCGAAAGGGCCGTTGCTGCCATTGATGACCTTGGCTGGCTCACCTCCAACGGGAACCCGGCGCTCATAGCCGATGTCGTCGTCGGATTCGGCGCCTTAAGGGCAGCGGTTGCGGGGGCACGCACGAACGTCAGTTTCGACCTCGCCACCCTGAGGTCTGCCGGTGCCACGCTGGACCAGGTCAGGGAAGAGCATCCGGCGCTGTGGGCGGCAGTGGAGCAGCTTACCTCGGCGCTCGAACGCATCGACCAGCTCACGGCCGCGGTGGATCACCGTGCCGCCCCCACCGACGCCGGCTGAACCGCCGCACTTCCCGCCGCCGTCGTACCTGCAAACGGTCCAGGCGGCGCCGCAGCGGCGCTTCTTCCCGGAACTCAACGCGGCACGTGGTCAGTGTCATGGCCCCGTGGCGGCGGAAGGATGCCCAGCTGGTAAGCGGCCGGGACGAGACGCCTACGGTGAGGGCGGGGTCGTAGATGACCGTCATCCCGGGGCGGAGGCGGTAGGAGATATCGACGTCGTCATGGACATCCGCGTTGTCCCGCACCACGCTGCGGCTGATCTCCCGCCACACTTCCCGCCGCAGTGCGAAGTTTGAACCGAAGACCGGGGGATGGCCCAGCAGTAGCCGGAAGACCCTGAAATAGCCGCTCAGGAACACATGCCTTCCGGCCCAGCGGACCCACGGGCTTCCGCCATAGAAATCGGCCGGCCCGGTCACAAGGGTCATGGGGCCCGCCGCCGCCAGGTCGGCCTCCACCCGTTCCAGCCAGTCGGCCGGGGGCCTGGAGTCCGTGTCCAGCCGGGCGATGATGTCCCCTGCCGCCGCATCAAAGCCGGCGGCGGCCGTGGCAGGAATGCCCTGCAGATCCACGGGGATGCGGCGTACCCCGGCGGCGGTGCAGACGGCGGGCGTGTCGTCGCTGCTGGCGTTGTCCACCACGATGATTTCGTGGGCCGGCCTGGTTTGCCGGGAGAGCAGGTGCAGGCACGTCCTCAGCATTTCCGCGTCGTTCCGGGTGGGGATCACCACCGAAACGGCCGGGGCGTCACCGCCCGCATACCCGCTGTCCACTGCAGCCCCCTCGACCTTCAGCACCCTGTGCATTCGTGGCCTTCGCCCTTGCCCCAATGCTGGCGCAAGAAGGCCCCGGGGGTCCAACTGCCCTACCGCACTGCCTGCGCAACCTACTAGCGTGGCTGGCGTGGCAGGGACTCTGGAAAGGGTAACGGCGTGGCTGCTTGAGGGCGATCCGGCGATCAGGTGGCAGGTGCTGCAGGACCTGCGCGGCGCCGGAGACGACGAGGTCCTCACCGAACGCCGCCGCGTGGCAACGGAAGGATGGGGCGCCCGGCTCCTGGGCGAACAGGACGGGGCCGGCACCTGGTCCCGGGGGCTCTACCTGCCCAAGTGGACTTCCACCACCTACACGCTCCTGCTTTTGCACCGGCTGGGCCTTCCGGAGGAAAACCCGCAGGCGGTCCGCGGCTGCCACTGCCTGTGGGACGGCGCCAGGTATTACGACGGCGGACCCAGCCTGTGGCGCGGGCCCCCGGACACGTGCGTCGTAAGAATGCTTGTCCTCCTGGCCTCCTACTTCCGTTACGGGGAGCCGCGGCTGGACGCGGCCGTGTCCTGGCTGCTCCAGGAACAGCTTCCCGACGGCGGGTGGAACTGCCAGACCAGGCGGACAGGCTCCCGCCACGGTTCTTTCCACACCAGCATCACCGTCCTCGAGGCACTCGATGCCTACGGGCGGTTCGGCGGACCGGCCGAGGTGCGGGCGGCAGCCGCGAAGGGACGCGAATTCTTCCTGGCCCATCACCTGTACCGCTCACACACCACCGGCGAGGTGGCCGACGGGGCATTCACCCGGTTCCCGTTTCCGCCGCAATGGCACTTCGATATCCTCCGGGGGCTCGAGTACTTCCGGGCGAGCGGAGCAGCGCCCGATCCCCGGCTCGCGGATGCCGTGGAAAGGGTCCGCGCGGCCCGGAATCCTGATGGCAGCTGGAAGCGGTACGCGCCATATCCGGGCAGGCAGTGGTTCCCGCCAGAACCGCCGGGCCCCAGCCGCATGACCACCCTGCGGTGCCTTCGCGTGCTCCGCTGGTGGGACAGTACCGGCGGGGCGGGATGAAATTGGCCTCAGAGCAGCGGCCACGGGCGGCGCATCCCGGTCCCGTCCACCGGCATGACGCGGCCCCGCCCGGGTTCCCGGGGGAAGGGGCAGCCGCCGTGGAACGGGTGTTTGGCGAAAGTCCTCGATTCACGGCAAGGGAGGGGGCTACCGTGGAGGGGTGACTGATCGTCCCGATATCTTCACAGTTGGCGAGCTGCGCGCCGCCGGCCACGCCCGCAAGGACCTCCGCCAGGAAATCCGAGACAACCTCCTCGCCGCGCTCGCCGCCGGCAGGGATCCGTGGCCAGGTTTGTACGGGTTCAGCCGCACGGTCATTCCCCAGCTGGAGCGCGCCCTGATTGCCGGCCACGACGTGGTGCTGCTCGGCGAGCGCGGGCAGGGCAAGACCCGCCTCCTCCGCACCCTGGCGGGGTTGCTGGATGAATGGTCGCCGGTCATCGAGGGCTCGGAACTGAACGAACACCCCTTCGAGCCCATCACCGAGCACTACCGTGCCCTCGCCCTCACCGAGGGTGACCGGCTGCGGGTGGCGTGGCGCCACCGGTCGGAGCGGTACGTGGAGAAGCTGGCCACGCCGGACACGTCCGTCGCTGACCTGATTGGCGACGTGGACCCGATGCGCGTGGCGGAGGGCCGCCGCCTCGGGGATCCGGAGACCATCCACTACGGCCTGGTTCCGCGTTCCAACCGGGGCATCATCGCCATTAACGAACTGCCGGACCTTGCGGAACGGATCCAGGTGTCCATGCTGAACGTGATGGAGGAGCGCGACATCCAGATCCGGGGCTACGTGCTCCGCCTGCCGCTGGACGTGCTGGTGGTCGCGTCCGCCAACCCGGAGGACTACACCAACCGGGGCCGGATCATCACGCCGCTGAAGGACCGCTTCGGCGCCGAGATCCGGACGCACTACCCAATCGAGCTCGACGACGAGGTGGCCGTCATACGGCAGGAGGGGCAGCTGGTGGCCAACGTCCCGCCGGTCATCCTTGAGATCCTGGCGCGTTACACCCGCGCGCTGCGGCAATCCCCGGCGATCAACCAGACCTCGGGGGTTTCGGCGCGGTTCGCCATCGCGGGAGCCGAAACAGTGGCTGCCGCGGCGCTCCGCCGGGCGAGTGTGCGCGGCGAGGCCGAGGCTGTGGCCCGGATAGTGGACCTTGGGACAGCGGTGGAAGTCCTGACCGGCAAGATCGAGTTCGAGTCGGGTGAGGAAGGCCGCGAGCAAGCCGTCCTTGACCACCTCCTGCGCACAGCCACTGCCGAGGCGGTGCGCGCGCACTACCAGGGCCTCGATCTCGGCCCGCTCGTGGCAGCGCTCGACGGGCACACCACAGTCACCACCGGAGAGCACGTCACGGCGCAGGAGTTCCTGGAGAACCTGCCGTCCCTGAATGGATCGGGCCTTTACGACGAAATCGGCATCCGCCTCGGCGCAAAGACCAAGGGCGAGCGCGCCGCCGCGATCGAACTCGCCCTGGAAGGCCTTTACCTTGCCCGCCGGATCTCCAAGGAGTCCGACGACGAGGAAACGGTCTACGGCTAGGGGCACCATGGACAGCCACCACCACTCCGCCAGGTACGGCCGGTACACGGGCGGACCCGATCCCCTTGCCCCGCCCGTCGACCTGGCGGAGGCGTTGGACGCCGTCGCCGACGACGTGATGGCAGGTTACTCACCCCGCCACGCCCTGCAGGAATTCCTCCGGCGCGGCGGCCGGAGCCGGGAAGGCCTGGACGACCTCGCCCGGCGCGTCCAGCAGCGCCGCAGTGAACTGCTTGGCAGGCACCGGCTGGACGGAACCCTCAGCGAGGTCAGGCAGCTCCTGGATACCGCCCTCCTGGAGGAACGCAAACAACTCGCCCGCGACGCGATGATGGACAACACGGACCGTGCCTTCCGGGAGATGCAGCTCCAGAACCTGCCCCAATCCACCGCGGCGGCCGTCAACGGGCTCGCTTCCTATGATTGGCAGTCCGGCGCCGCCAGGGAAGCCTACGAGCGGATCAAGGACCTGCTGGGCCGCGAGGCCCTGGACCAGCGCTTCGCCGGGATGAAGCAGGCGCTTGAGAACGCCACGGAAGAGGACCGGGCAGCCGTCAGCGGTATGCTCCGGGACCTGAACACGCTGCTGGACAAACACCGCCGCGGGCAGGACACGGAGGCTGACTTCCAGGAGTTCATGGCGCGGCACGGCCACCACTTCCCGGAAGATCCGCAGTCCGTGGAGGAGCTGATTGACGCACTGGCCAAGCGGGCAGCTGCGG
Encoded here:
- a CDS encoding dihydrofolate reductase family protein → MSSVTCDLTVSLDGFLAGPNQTPDNPLGEGGEDLHRWQFEEAEANAEALKGILYAGAYIMGRNMFAGPGAGPWGKDWRGWWGEEPPYHAPVFVLTHHPRAPLEMEGGTTFNFISDGIEAALAQAREAAAGKDVAVAGGAETARQYLSAGLIDELRLHIAPLTLGAGERLLDRVGNLKLEPTEVLGTRLVTHVRYRMIR
- a CDS encoding dihydrofolate reductase family protein; its protein translation is MGEATPEAPSAELMVDFIISLDGYASAEGWPGWWGLEGPEYLAWLDQEGKEDRTYLLGANTYRLMSGMSEEAAAGGSAFSEEEGASLTGLAAVPKVVFSSTLQGPLSWPNSELVNGDAVAAVKELKRTGTRPLSTLGSLRLCRSLLAAGLVDRFRLVVFPVITGRTGRERIYDGYPDIALKLVESRTFDGRLQLLEYIPTVLDGPPE
- a CDS encoding cyclodeaminase/cyclohydrolase family protein — encoded protein: MTDSAAVTTQGSTVEQWTRALAESKGSPGGGAGTGVMLAIAASLASMVAGYTEPKEHQGPELAALHERACALRTDALKLADDDAAASEAFGAAFRLERGPERDRAIHRASVDAAKASAVLGERAVAAIDDLGWLTSNGNPALIADVVVGFGALRAAVAGARTNVSFDLATLRSAGATLDQVREEHPALWAAVEQLTSALERIDQLTAAVDHRAAPTDAG
- a CDS encoding glycosyltransferase family A protein, giving the protein MHRVLKVEGAAVDSGYAGGDAPAVSVVIPTRNDAEMLRTCLHLLSRQTRPAHEIIVVDNASSDDTPAVCTAAGVRRIPVDLQGIPATAAAGFDAAAGDIIARLDTDSRPPADWLERVEADLAAAGPMTLVTGPADFYGGSPWVRWAGRHVFLSGYFRVFRLLLGHPPVFGSNFALRREVWREISRSVVRDNADVHDDVDISYRLRPGMTVIYDPALTVGVSSRPLTSWASFRRHGAMTLTTCRVEFREEAPLRRRLDRLQVRRRREVRRFSRRRWGRHGDPPRP
- a CDS encoding sigma 54-interacting transcriptional regulator, whose protein sequence is MTDRPDIFTVGELRAAGHARKDLRQEIRDNLLAALAAGRDPWPGLYGFSRTVIPQLERALIAGHDVVLLGERGQGKTRLLRTLAGLLDEWSPVIEGSELNEHPFEPITEHYRALALTEGDRLRVAWRHRSERYVEKLATPDTSVADLIGDVDPMRVAEGRRLGDPETIHYGLVPRSNRGIIAINELPDLAERIQVSMLNVMEERDIQIRGYVLRLPLDVLVVASANPEDYTNRGRIITPLKDRFGAEIRTHYPIELDDEVAVIRQEGQLVANVPPVILEILARYTRALRQSPAINQTSGVSARFAIAGAETVAAAALRRASVRGEAEAVARIVDLGTAVEVLTGKIEFESGEEGREQAVLDHLLRTATAEAVRAHYQGLDLGPLVAALDGHTTVTTGEHVTAQEFLENLPSLNGSGLYDEIGIRLGAKTKGERAAAIELALEGLYLARRISKESDDEETVYG